In a single window of the Thermus amyloliquefaciens genome:
- a CDS encoding aminoglycoside phosphotransferase family protein yields the protein MVGPSLPVKGKHPLPQGEDRSLRAQELHALRLSVAKDAVGADLPKAPQTRPEGHLSPLEALRISPVALSALKGLLSPETLPRLTPLGGFEARVYTDGERVYKVYRPGEAHLAALEAQRMARAGLGSFVLGVEQVAGQGVLVIRHFPGKPFSPETFTPKALADLSHLFLSLHRLPEPGYVEGKELAERLERFAESLASVPEALTLAKALLREVPWVAGVEKRFCHRDAWAGNLLLKTQEHPSPDDPEVLLVDWVRSGGDDPARDLALLKTGSLDLLGEGAAREALFRLARFYPKEVRERLAFYVPLTYLHDLHWFRTKKPEGFLEALADKLPRALSFFQDCFPPRNRAC from the coding sequence GTGGTAGGGCCGTCCCTCCCGGTCAAAGGAAAGCACCCTCTCCCCCAGGGAGAGGACCGTAGCCTCCGGGCGCAAGAGCTCCACGCCCTTAGGTTATCCGTGGCCAAGGATGCGGTGGGGGCGGATTTGCCCAAAGCCCCCCAGACGAGGCCAGAGGGACACCTCAGCCCCCTCGAGGCCCTTAGAATAAGCCCCGTGGCGCTCTCGGCCCTGAAGGGCCTCCTCTCCCCCGAGACCCTCCCTCGCCTCACTCCCTTGGGCGGTTTTGAAGCCCGGGTGTACACGGATGGGGAAAGGGTCTACAAGGTATACCGGCCCGGCGAGGCCCACCTGGCGGCCCTCGAGGCGCAAAGGATGGCCCGCGCCGGGCTGGGGAGCTTCGTCCTAGGGGTGGAGCAGGTGGCGGGGCAAGGGGTCCTGGTGATCCGCCATTTTCCCGGAAAGCCCTTCAGCCCCGAGACCTTTACCCCCAAGGCCCTGGCCGACCTCTCCCACCTTTTCCTCTCCCTGCACCGCCTCCCCGAGCCGGGGTACGTGGAGGGGAAGGAGCTGGCGGAGAGGCTAGAGCGCTTCGCGGAAAGCCTGGCCTCCGTGCCCGAAGCCCTCACCCTCGCCAAGGCCCTCCTGCGGGAGGTCCCCTGGGTGGCGGGGGTGGAGAAGCGCTTCTGCCACCGGGACGCCTGGGCGGGAAACCTCCTCCTGAAAACCCAGGAACACCCCTCCCCGGACGACCCCGAGGTGCTCCTGGTGGACTGGGTCCGCTCCGGCGGGGACGATCCCGCCCGGGACCTGGCCCTCCTCAAGACGGGAAGCCTGGACCTTCTGGGGGAAGGGGCGGCCCGGGAGGCCCTTTTCCGCCTGGCGCGGTTCTACCCCAAGGAGGTGCGGGAGCGCCTGGCCTTTTACGTACCCCTCACCTACCTCCACGACCTCCACTGGTTCCGCACGAAAAAGCCCGAGGGCTTCCTCGAGGCCCTGGCGGACAAACTCCCCCGGGCCCTGAGCTTCTTCCAAGACTGCTTTCCCCCAAGAAACCGGGCGTGTTAG
- a CDS encoding radical SAM protein, with amino-acid sequence MELLRPEATVLSLGERVLSFDREGRPYHYFRQGLTYKRALDGSLHLRYREGARRRRRLGEEEALAVYGEILGLAEAHLRDPERRAEVLRWTPEALWDPTPYRRAYPWPVSILPPDAYLSVVLQATTGCTWNRCAFCSFYQDRPFQKRSPSAFQEHVERVLELLGRGRLLRRGVFLGDGNALALGEPLLPLMETVQRTFPGEPVLGFLDLFTGMKKEVSWWARLGALGLRRVYLGLETGHAPLLALLNKPGHPREALSLVSALKEAGLSVGVILMVGAGGAAYAEAHRRESLWLLAELPLDREDVVYLSPFQEQPGTPYAALGLEGLPDLEAELAAWAEALRRMGLRVARYDIREFLY; translated from the coding sequence GTGGAGCTCTTGCGCCCGGAGGCTACGGTCCTCTCCCTGGGGGAGAGGGTGCTTTCCTTTGACCGGGAGGGACGGCCCTACCACTACTTCCGCCAGGGGCTCACCTATAAGCGGGCCCTGGACGGCAGCCTGCACCTGCGCTACCGGGAGGGGGCGAGGAGGAGGCGGCGCTTGGGGGAGGAGGAGGCCTTGGCGGTCTATGGGGAGATCCTGGGGCTGGCGGAGGCCCACCTGCGCGATCCCGAACGCCGGGCCGAGGTCCTCCGCTGGACCCCTGAGGCCCTTTGGGATCCCACCCCTTACCGCAGGGCCTACCCCTGGCCCGTGAGCATCCTTCCCCCGGATGCCTACCTTTCCGTGGTCCTCCAGGCCACCACGGGATGCACCTGGAACCGGTGCGCCTTCTGCTCCTTTTACCAGGACCGCCCCTTTCAGAAGCGCTCTCCGAGCGCTTTTCAGGAGCATGTGGAGCGGGTTTTGGAACTCCTGGGAAGGGGAAGGCTTCTAAGGCGAGGGGTTTTCCTGGGGGATGGCAACGCCCTGGCCCTGGGGGAACCCCTTCTTCCCCTTATGGAAACGGTCCAGCGGACTTTCCCGGGGGAGCCCGTCCTGGGCTTTTTGGACCTTTTTACGGGGATGAAGAAGGAGGTTTCCTGGTGGGCCAGGCTTGGGGCCCTGGGGCTTAGGCGGGTGTACCTGGGCCTGGAGACCGGGCATGCGCCCTTGCTGGCCCTTCTCAATAAACCCGGGCACCCCCGGGAGGCCCTCTCCCTGGTGAGCGCCTTGAAGGAAGCGGGGCTTTCCGTGGGGGTGATCCTCATGGTGGGGGCTGGGGGCGCGGCCTACGCGGAGGCCCACCGCCGGGAGAGCCTCTGGCTTTTGGCCGAGCTCCCCTTGGACCGGGAGGATGTGGTCTATCTCTCCCCTTTCCAAGAGCAGCCGGGCACCCCTTACGCCGCCTTGGGCCTCGAGGGCCTTCCCGATCTGGAGGCGGAGCTGGCCGCCTGGGCCGAGGCGCTTCGCCGCATGGGGCTGCGGGTGGCCCGGTACGACATCCGGGAGTTCCTCTATTAG
- a CDS encoding NADH-quinone oxidoreductase subunit 15 → MSPSHERELYEAWVELLSWMREYARERGVRFEKEADFPDFIYRMERPYDLPTTIMTASLSDALGEPFLLADVSPRHAKLKRIGIRLPRAHIHLHAHYEPGKGLVTGKIPLTKERFFALADRAREALAFA, encoded by the coding sequence ATGAGCCCTTCGCACGAACGGGAACTCTACGAGGCCTGGGTGGAGCTCCTTTCCTGGATGCGGGAGTACGCCCGGGAGAGGGGGGTCCGGTTTGAGAAGGAGGCGGACTTCCCCGACTTCATCTACCGCATGGAGCGCCCCTACGACCTGCCCACCACCATCATGACCGCCTCCCTCTCGGACGCCCTGGGGGAGCCCTTCCTCCTGGCGGACGTCTCCCCCCGCCACGCAAAGCTGAAGCGCATCGGCATCCGCCTTCCCCGGGCCCACATCCACCTGCACGCCCACTACGAGCCCGGAAAAGGCTTGGTGACGGGCAAGATCCCCCTTACCAAGGAGCGCTTCTTCGCCCTGGCCGACCGGGCACGGGAAGCCTTGGCCTTCGCCTAG
- a CDS encoding PaaI family thioesterase produces the protein MDLSQLGKEVLKAQPFSQYLGMELLSAGEEGVELALSVRPEFYQHLGVVQGGVIAALLDNALTFAGGLALGPEVLTVEFKVNFLRPAKGKRLLARARVVQAGQRLAVVQGEVYSEEPEPKRVALGQGTIAKV, from the coding sequence ATGGACCTAAGCCAGCTGGGGAAAGAGGTGCTAAAGGCCCAGCCCTTCAGCCAGTACCTGGGGATGGAGCTCCTATCCGCAGGGGAGGAAGGGGTGGAGCTGGCCCTAAGCGTCCGCCCGGAGTTCTACCAGCACCTAGGGGTGGTTCAAGGGGGCGTCATCGCCGCCCTGCTGGACAACGCCCTCACCTTCGCCGGCGGCCTGGCCTTGGGCCCGGAGGTGCTCACCGTGGAGTTCAAGGTGAACTTCCTCCGCCCCGCCAAGGGGAAAAGGCTTTTGGCCCGCGCGCGGGTGGTGCAGGCGGGCCAGCGCCTGGCCGTGGTCCAGGGTGAGGTTTACAGCGAGGAGCCCGAGCCCAAGCGGGTGGCCTTGGGCCAGGGCACCATCGCCAAGGTCTAG
- the hemW gene encoding radical SAM family heme chaperone HemW, protein MREALSLYVHVPFCPTLCPYCDFHVVRRGAGWVEAYLKRLKEEAQRLYEAYPGPLKTLYLGGGTPSFLRDRELVALFGALPWRLEQGAEVTLEANPGTLNRERLALLKGLGVNRLSLGVQSFQDRVLRFLGRAHGRKGALKAVELALEGGFRVSLDLILGLPMQEVEQDLAEAASLGVGHVSAYTLQVEKGTPFALLGLKEDPEREGWAMERAEEVLGEAGLLRYEVSNFARPGEEARHNLVYWRNGFWLALGPSAAGQYPGTGPVYAFRRTHPPLPRWLAGEPPQEEAIPPLEHAKESLMLGLRLREGVDVGALERRTGLSLWPRLRPVAGTLAEAGFLEVKGPRLIPTRKAFPLLHQVVLKLWGALEASQSPKGDIL, encoded by the coding sequence TTGCGGGAAGCGCTGAGCCTCTACGTGCACGTCCCCTTCTGCCCCACCCTGTGCCCCTACTGCGACTTCCACGTGGTGCGCCGGGGAGCGGGGTGGGTGGAGGCCTACCTGAAGCGCCTGAAGGAGGAGGCCCAAAGGCTCTACGAGGCCTACCCCGGGCCCCTCAAAACCCTCTACCTGGGCGGGGGCACCCCGAGCTTTCTCAGGGACCGGGAGCTGGTGGCCCTCTTCGGGGCCCTTCCCTGGAGGCTGGAACAGGGGGCGGAGGTGACCCTCGAGGCCAACCCCGGCACCCTAAACCGGGAACGGCTTGCCCTCTTGAAGGGCTTGGGGGTCAACCGCCTCTCCCTAGGGGTGCAGAGCTTCCAGGACCGGGTGCTGCGGTTCCTGGGCCGGGCCCATGGGCGCAAGGGGGCCCTGAAGGCGGTGGAGCTGGCCTTGGAGGGGGGGTTTAGGGTTTCCCTGGACCTCATCCTGGGCCTTCCCATGCAGGAAGTGGAACAGGACCTGGCCGAGGCCGCCTCCCTGGGGGTGGGGCACGTGTCCGCCTACACCCTGCAGGTGGAGAAGGGTACCCCCTTCGCCCTCCTGGGCCTGAAGGAGGACCCGGAGAGGGAAGGCTGGGCCATGGAAAGGGCGGAGGAGGTCTTGGGGGAGGCGGGCCTTTTGCGCTACGAGGTCTCCAACTTCGCCCGGCCGGGGGAGGAGGCCCGGCACAACCTGGTCTACTGGCGGAATGGCTTCTGGCTCGCCCTGGGTCCCAGCGCCGCAGGCCAGTACCCGGGCACGGGGCCGGTCTACGCCTTCCGCCGCACCCATCCTCCCCTCCCCCGCTGGCTGGCCGGGGAGCCCCCGCAGGAGGAGGCCATCCCCCCCCTGGAGCACGCCAAGGAAAGCCTGATGCTGGGCCTGCGCCTCAGGGAGGGGGTGGATGTGGGGGCCTTGGAGCGGCGAACAGGGCTAAGCCTCTGGCCCCGCCTAAGACCCGTGGCCGGAACCCTAGCGGAAGCGGGCTTCCTGGAGGTGAAGGGCCCCCGCCTCATCCCCACCCGCAAGGCCTTTCCCCTCCTGCACCAGGTGGTCTTGAAGCTCTGGGGGGCCCTCGAGGCCTCCCAAAGCCCCAAGGGTGATATCCTTTGA
- a CDS encoding WD40/YVTN/BNR-like repeat-containing protein: MVKHTLITKQGRLWLGLSLWVLILVACGTPPTNEAIGTRWTLRQSGTTYHLFSVTFGNGKYVSVGANGTILTSADAITWSNASSGTTALLRGVIFANNRFVAVGGGGTILTSPNGTSWSAKASGTTKELLGVTYGNGQYVAVGREGTILTSSDGSTWTSQTSGTPNDLEGVLFANNRFIAVGSSGTILVSQDGTRWSQVATNVSPPLESIAWGNNRWLVAGGGGVLLTSSDGTSWTPLNSGTTKYLTSVTFGANLFVVVGEDGTILTSRDGSSISSQTSGVSVWLEGVTFANGQFVVVGRGGVVLTSP, translated from the coding sequence ATGGTCAAGCACACCCTTATCACAAAACAGGGAAGGTTGTGGTTGGGCCTTTCGCTTTGGGTCCTCATCCTGGTGGCTTGCGGAACCCCACCTACCAACGAAGCCATCGGAACCCGTTGGACGCTCAGGCAATCTGGAACCACCTATCACCTTTTCAGCGTCACCTTTGGCAACGGCAAGTATGTGTCCGTGGGTGCCAACGGTACCATCCTCACCTCTGCTGACGCCATCACCTGGTCCAACGCAAGCTCTGGAACCACAGCCCTCCTCCGTGGCGTGATCTTTGCCAATAACCGCTTTGTGGCAGTGGGCGGTGGCGGTACCATCCTTACCTCCCCCAACGGAACCAGCTGGAGCGCTAAAGCTTCCGGTACGACCAAAGAACTCCTGGGGGTTACCTACGGAAACGGCCAATATGTGGCTGTGGGCCGCGAGGGCACCATTCTAACATCCAGCGATGGGAGCACCTGGACCAGTCAGACCTCCGGAACCCCGAACGACCTTGAAGGCGTTCTGTTCGCTAACAACCGCTTTATAGCGGTGGGGAGCAGCGGCACCATACTCGTCTCCCAAGACGGCACCCGTTGGTCCCAGGTCGCCACCAACGTGTCCCCTCCGCTAGAGAGCATCGCCTGGGGAAACAATCGCTGGCTGGTGGCAGGAGGTGGCGGCGTGTTGCTAACCTCTTCGGACGGAACCTCCTGGACCCCGCTAAACTCGGGCACCACCAAGTATCTCACAAGCGTAACCTTCGGAGCCAACCTGTTCGTAGTGGTCGGGGAAGATGGCACCATCCTCACCTCCCGAGACGGCAGCAGCATTTCCAGCCAGACCTCCGGGGTCAGCGTGTGGCTAGAGGGAGTTACCTTCGCCAATGGGCAATTCGTGGTTGTTGGCAGGGGAGGGGTAGTGCTCACCTCTCCCTAA
- a CDS encoding glycerate kinase type-2 family protein, whose translation MAWSKAPGPEAKSLLLTAFRQALEEAHPYRLTLRALPKAKPHLILAVGKGAAWMLRAALDRYGEVHYHLTLPQGQEALGLRAVFAGHPLPDGESQRAAQEVLGLLKGLPPKARVLALVSGGGSALWCLPLGISLEEKRALTEALLRSGASIGEINTVRKHLSRVKGGRLLLATPARVQALLLSDVPGDDPGVIASGPFHPDPTTYADALAVLDRYRLAFPEARRVLEEGARGRLPETLKPQDPALKRLSHRIVGRNLDLLEAAQRFLRGQGHRAVILSDRFGGEARALARFHAELVETIRTHGLPFKPPLFLLSGGEAQVQVRGKGQGGRNLEFLLSLYAHLKAPLYALAADSDGLDGPSGAAGALLTPEVWDLGLDPRPFLAENDSLGFFQKAGTLLKTGPTGTNLNDFRLLFVE comes from the coding sequence ATGGCCTGGTCCAAGGCACCTGGCCCAGAAGCAAAGTCCCTCCTCCTCACCGCCTTCCGTCAGGCCCTGGAGGAAGCCCACCCCTACCGCCTCACCCTAAGGGCCCTTCCCAAGGCCAAGCCCCACCTGATCCTGGCGGTGGGCAAGGGCGCCGCCTGGATGCTGCGGGCGGCCCTGGATCGCTACGGGGAGGTGCACTACCACCTCACCCTGCCCCAGGGGCAGGAGGCCTTGGGGCTACGGGCGGTCTTCGCCGGTCACCCCCTGCCCGATGGGGAAAGCCAAAGGGCGGCCCAGGAGGTCCTGGGACTCCTCAAGGGGCTTCCCCCCAAGGCCCGGGTTTTGGCCTTGGTCTCGGGTGGGGGAAGCGCCCTGTGGTGCCTGCCCCTAGGGATCTCCCTGGAGGAAAAACGGGCGCTGACGGAAGCCCTCCTAAGAAGCGGGGCCAGCATCGGGGAGATCAACACCGTGCGCAAGCACCTCTCCCGGGTGAAAGGGGGCAGGCTTCTTTTGGCCACCCCGGCCCGGGTCCAGGCGCTCCTCCTTTCCGACGTGCCGGGGGATGATCCCGGGGTCATCGCCTCTGGGCCCTTCCACCCCGATCCCACCACCTATGCGGACGCCTTGGCCGTCCTGGACCGCTACCGCCTGGCCTTCCCCGAGGCCAGGCGGGTGCTGGAGGAGGGAGCCCGAGGCCGGCTTCCCGAAACCCTGAAGCCCCAAGACCCCGCCCTAAAGCGCCTATCCCACCGGATCGTGGGGCGCAACCTTGACCTCCTCGAGGCCGCCCAAAGGTTCCTAAGGGGGCAAGGCCACCGGGCGGTGATCCTTTCCGACCGCTTCGGCGGCGAGGCCCGGGCCTTGGCCCGTTTCCATGCGGAGCTGGTGGAAACCATCCGCACCCATGGGCTTCCCTTCAAACCCCCCCTTTTCCTCCTCTCCGGGGGCGAGGCCCAGGTCCAGGTGAGGGGAAAGGGCCAGGGGGGCCGGAACCTGGAGTTTCTCCTTTCCCTATATGCCCACCTCAAGGCTCCCCTTTACGCCCTGGCCGCCGACTCCGACGGGCTGGATGGGCCTTCGGGCGCCGCGGGGGCCCTCCTCACCCCGGAGGTCTGGGACCTGGGTCTAGACCCCAGGCCCTTCCTGGCGGAAAACGATAGCCTGGGCTTTTTCCAGAAGGCGGGTACCCTTCTGAAGACCGGCCCCACCGGCACCAACCTCAACGACTTCCGCCTCCTCTTTGTGGAATAA
- the glcF gene encoding glycolate oxidase subunit GlcF yields the protein MQHRIPVEALGKEGEVMAHAIEACVHCGFCLPTCPTYVVLQEEMDSPRGRIFLMKEVLEGNLPLEEALPYLDRCLACQACVTACPSGVPYGELIATFRLHTEGKRHRYPLERVYRLGLLRTLPHPERFRPLAELGSRLKPLLQPLPLPKALKAPLALLPDRLPERASHQEVYPAKGPRRARVGILLGCAQQVLRPSINRATLRVLQENGVEVVVAKEQACCGALNLHAGDKEGARALARKNLKAFQDVDYVVSNAAGCGSGMKEYPLLFLGEPEEEEARALAAKVKDLTVLLDELGFTPPPPPRTPLRVAYHDACHLAHAQGVREAPRRLLRAAGLEVVEPKEWELCCGSAGTYNLFQPEIAKALGRRKAENLMATQPDLVVTGNIGCLTQIQAYLDRGIPVLHTAELLEMLYAGQGGSGGDTPPP from the coding sequence ATGCAGCACCGGATACCCGTGGAAGCCCTGGGCAAGGAAGGGGAGGTGATGGCCCACGCCATCGAGGCCTGCGTCCACTGCGGCTTCTGCCTCCCCACCTGCCCCACCTATGTGGTCCTGCAGGAGGAGATGGACTCCCCCCGGGGGCGCATCTTCCTCATGAAGGAGGTGCTGGAGGGAAACCTCCCCCTGGAGGAGGCCCTCCCCTACCTGGACCGTTGCCTGGCCTGCCAGGCCTGCGTCACCGCCTGCCCCAGCGGCGTCCCCTACGGCGAGCTCATCGCCACCTTCCGCCTTCACACCGAGGGCAAGCGCCACCGCTACCCCTTGGAGCGGGTCTACCGCCTGGGGCTCCTGCGCACCCTCCCCCACCCGGAGCGCTTCCGGCCCCTGGCCGAGCTGGGAAGCCGGCTCAAACCCCTTCTCCAACCCCTTCCCCTGCCCAAGGCCCTTAAGGCCCCCCTCGCCCTCCTCCCCGACCGCCTGCCGGAAAGGGCCTCCCACCAGGAGGTCTACCCCGCCAAAGGCCCAAGGCGGGCCCGGGTGGGCATCCTCCTGGGCTGCGCCCAGCAGGTCCTGAGGCCCTCCATCAACCGGGCCACCCTCCGGGTCCTGCAGGAAAACGGGGTGGAGGTGGTGGTGGCCAAGGAGCAGGCCTGCTGTGGGGCCTTAAACCTCCACGCTGGGGACAAGGAGGGGGCAAGGGCCCTGGCCCGAAAGAACCTAAAGGCCTTCCAAGATGTGGACTACGTGGTCAGCAACGCCGCCGGCTGCGGCTCGGGGATGAAGGAGTACCCCCTCCTCTTCCTGGGGGAGCCCGAGGAGGAGGAGGCCCGGGCCTTGGCGGCCAAGGTCAAGGACCTCACGGTCCTCCTGGACGAGCTCGGCTTCACCCCGCCCCCACCCCCCAGAACCCCCCTCAGGGTGGCCTACCATGACGCCTGCCACCTGGCCCACGCCCAAGGGGTGCGGGAAGCCCCCAGGAGGCTCTTAAGGGCGGCGGGCCTCGAGGTCGTGGAGCCCAAGGAGTGGGAGCTCTGTTGCGGGTCCGCCGGCACCTACAACCTCTTCCAACCGGAGATCGCCAAGGCCTTGGGCCGGAGGAAGGCGGAGAACCTCATGGCCACCCAGCCCGACCTGGTGGTCACGGGCAACATCGGCTGCCTCACCCAGATCCAGGCCTACCTGGACCGGGGCATCCCCGTGCTGCACACCGCGGAGCTTTTGGAGATGCTCTATGCCGGTCAAGGGGGAAGCGGAGGGGATACCCCTCCTCCATAA
- a CDS encoding FAD-binding protein yields the protein MPEVRASSLEEVQNAVRAHPRLRPKGGGSKPALSTPKEGEVLLDLSGLRGILEYTPEEFVFTAYAGTPLMEIEAALRAHGQYLPFHPPLVGQGATLGGTVAAGLSGPMRERFGGLRDFILGVRFVDGEGRLVRGGGKVVKNAAGFPFHRLMVGSLGAFGVMVELSFKVFPYPRATRTLRTGYGTLEEALSALERLRGLPLDLLALDLIPPATLEIRLGGFPGSLEGRLRRLQELLGREGEVLLEDEAHWEGVRDLSFLEGSPIWAKVPSRLDLIPILEGLPLGPRRYMAGGELLYAGLEPEGLHALRRAGIPHLVLKGAEEALFPPPPEAFFRKVKQALDPRGRFPLG from the coding sequence ATGCCTGAGGTTCGCGCGAGCTCCCTGGAAGAAGTCCAGAACGCCGTGCGCGCCCACCCCCGCCTGCGCCCCAAGGGAGGGGGGAGCAAACCGGCCCTTTCCACCCCCAAGGAGGGGGAGGTCCTCCTGGACCTCTCGGGGCTTAGGGGCATCCTGGAGTACACCCCTGAGGAGTTCGTCTTCACCGCCTACGCGGGCACGCCCCTTATGGAGATCGAGGCCGCCTTGCGGGCCCACGGCCAGTACCTGCCCTTCCACCCGCCCCTGGTGGGGCAAGGGGCCACCCTGGGGGGCACGGTGGCGGCGGGGCTTTCCGGCCCCATGCGGGAACGGTTTGGGGGCCTAAGGGACTTCATCCTGGGGGTGCGCTTCGTGGATGGGGAAGGGAGGCTGGTGCGGGGCGGGGGCAAGGTGGTGAAAAACGCCGCCGGCTTTCCCTTCCACCGCCTCATGGTGGGCTCCCTGGGGGCCTTTGGGGTCATGGTGGAGCTCTCCTTCAAGGTCTTCCCCTACCCCCGGGCCACCAGGACCCTGCGGACCGGGTACGGGACCCTGGAAGAGGCCCTTTCGGCCCTGGAGCGCCTCCGGGGGCTTCCCTTGGACCTCCTGGCCCTGGACCTGATCCCCCCGGCCACCCTGGAGATCCGCCTGGGGGGCTTTCCCGGGAGCCTGGAGGGGCGCCTTCGGCGGCTCCAGGAGCTCCTGGGACGGGAAGGGGAGGTCCTCCTCGAGGACGAGGCCCACTGGGAAGGGGTGCGGGACCTCTCCTTCCTGGAGGGAAGCCCCATCTGGGCCAAGGTCCCCTCGCGCCTGGACCTCATCCCCATCCTCGAGGGCCTGCCCCTGGGGCCCAGGCGGTACATGGCGGGCGGGGAGCTCCTCTATGCCGGCCTGGAACCCGAAGGGCTCCACGCCCTGAGGCGGGCGGGGATCCCCCACCTGGTCCTGAAGGGGGCCGAGGAGGCCCTTTTCCCACCCCCACCCGAGGCCTTTTTCCGCAAGGTCAAACAGGCCCTGGACCCCAGGGGCCGCTTTCCCTTAGGGTGA
- a CDS encoding FAD-linked oxidase C-terminal domain-containing protein codes for MGFLQELKALFPPGRLLTREAELAPYESDALTAYRRRPLAVVLPERKEEVVEAVRLCHRYGVPFVARGSGTSLSGGSLPVEGGLVLALNRMNRILRLDPKARIAVVEPGVVNLEVSRQAAPFGLYYAPDPSSQPVSTLGGNVAFNSGGAHCLKYGMTAGHVLALEVVTPQGEVVRLGGEGLEGAGPDLHGFFVGTEGLLGVALEITLRLLPKPEAYHTLLAAYGSLEAAGNAVSQVIRSGLLPGAMEIMDRLAIEAAEAAVKAGYPQAEALLIVELEGPKEEVAEEAKLLSEVIRESGALEVRIAQSEAERQAIWKGRKAAFSAVGRLSPDYLVQDGVVPRSRLAEALREIGRLSQAFGLRVANVFHAGDGNLHPLVLYDGKKPGELERAEALAGEILRLCVRLGGSLTGEHGIGVEKKGYMPEMFAPGDLEAMERVKEALDPQGLANRGKVLPEEVYA; via the coding sequence ATGGGGTTTTTGCAGGAGCTCAAGGCCCTGTTCCCCCCGGGGAGGCTCCTCACCCGGGAGGCGGAGCTTGCCCCTTACGAGTCCGACGCCCTCACCGCCTACCGCAGGCGCCCCTTGGCCGTGGTGCTCCCCGAGCGCAAGGAGGAGGTGGTGGAGGCGGTCAGGCTCTGCCACCGCTATGGCGTCCCCTTCGTGGCCCGGGGTAGCGGCACCAGCCTCTCGGGGGGCTCCTTGCCCGTGGAGGGAGGCCTGGTCCTGGCCCTCAACCGCATGAACCGCATCCTGCGCCTGGACCCCAAGGCCCGCATCGCCGTGGTAGAGCCGGGGGTGGTGAACCTGGAGGTCTCCCGGCAAGCGGCCCCCTTTGGCCTCTACTACGCCCCCGACCCCAGCAGCCAGCCCGTCTCCACCCTGGGGGGCAACGTGGCCTTCAACTCCGGGGGGGCCCACTGCCTGAAGTACGGGATGACGGCAGGCCACGTCCTGGCCCTCGAGGTGGTCACGCCCCAGGGGGAGGTGGTGCGCCTGGGCGGGGAAGGCCTCGAGGGCGCGGGGCCCGACCTCCACGGCTTCTTCGTGGGCACCGAGGGGCTTTTGGGGGTGGCCTTGGAGATCACCCTGAGGCTTCTCCCCAAGCCCGAGGCCTACCACACCCTCCTGGCGGCCTACGGGAGCCTCGAGGCCGCGGGGAACGCCGTGAGCCAGGTGATCCGAAGCGGGCTTCTCCCGGGGGCCATGGAGATCATGGACCGGCTCGCCATTGAGGCCGCCGAGGCCGCGGTGAAGGCCGGCTACCCCCAGGCCGAGGCCCTCCTCATCGTGGAGCTGGAGGGCCCCAAGGAGGAGGTGGCGGAGGAGGCCAAGCTCCTGAGCGAGGTCATCCGGGAAAGCGGGGCCTTGGAGGTGCGCATCGCCCAAAGCGAGGCGGAACGCCAGGCCATCTGGAAGGGGCGCAAGGCCGCCTTCAGCGCCGTGGGGAGGCTCTCCCCCGACTACCTCGTCCAGGACGGGGTGGTGCCCCGAAGCCGCCTCGCCGAGGCCCTGAGGGAGATCGGAAGGCTTTCCCAGGCCTTTGGCCTCCGGGTGGCCAACGTCTTCCACGCCGGGGACGGGAACCTCCACCCCCTGGTCCTCTACGACGGCAAGAAGCCGGGGGAGCTGGAGCGGGCCGAGGCCCTGGCCGGGGAGATCCTCAGGCTTTGCGTGCGCTTAGGGGGCTCCCTCACCGGGGAGCACGGCATCGGGGTGGAAAAGAAGGGCTACATGCCCGAAATGTTCGCCCCGGGGGACCTCGAGGCCATGGAGCGGGTCAAGGAAGCCCTGGACCCCCAAGGCCTTGCCAACCGGGGCAAGGTGCTACCGGAAGAGGTTTATGCCTGA